The Miscanthus floridulus cultivar M001 chromosome 17, ASM1932011v1, whole genome shotgun sequence genome has a window encoding:
- the LOC136515706 gene encoding uncharacterized protein has translation MSMGQFVYCGRRTTLSIGDILPLHGILEGAVICNVEHHASDCGAPPLGRLGTMPSSSAATPITASGRGSPPTEGRPQHMTVKPTVFGTLQRSSFGSSDPSSAQEPMHSVGRKEKRWWLKGW, from the exons ATGTCcatgggccagttcgtctactgcggccgccgcaccacgctctccatcggcgacatcctaCCGCTCcacgggatcctcgaaggcgccgtcatctgcaacgtcgagcaccacgccAGCGACTGTGGTGCCCCTCCGCTGGGgcgtctagggactatgccatcgtcatcagccgcaaccccgataaCGGCGTCTGGGCGGGGGTCGCCTCCCACCGAAGGAAGGCCGCAACACATGACGGTAAAACCGACGGTGTTCGGCACCCTCCAGCgctcctccttcggcagcagtgacccctcctcagcacag GAACCGATGCATTCGGTgggaaggaaggagaagaggtggtggctCAAAGGCTGGTGA